gaaccatattaggccgaacacagaaacagacaaactagacacaacatagaatgcccacccagctcacgtcctgaccaacactaaaacaagcacaacacacaagaactatggtcagaacgtgacattctccatcctagagggggagatcaacaatttccagTCTCAGGGATGTGTACTAGTCTTTGGcagcctaaatgccagaactcgacaagaacctgacaccctcagcacacagggggacaaacacctaactggaggtgacagcattccctcccccatatgcctccctagacacaactacgacaacattaCCAACAAAAATGCGGTACAACTCCTGCAGGTCTGTCtaacgctgggtatgtacatagtcagtgGTTGGCTTCGAGTTgactcctacggtaggtacacctatagctcatctcttagCAGTAGTACCGTAAaccactgacctcaacccagagtctcttagattgttcacagtcagtccactgagacccctatcagatcacagcaaaatcacactccacttgaacagagctatgctcaatcttgaggcatcaaagccaaaggaacggAATAATATTAAATGCTATAGATAGAAGGAACGTAGTGTGGAAATCTAACAAAAAACAATTAGtgaacaacaaattcaatcccttctagacaatttcctggacaaaatgtttcactgtaatagtgaaggtgtgaacttggcagtagaaaacctaaacagtatttttgacctttcagcttccctatcaaatctaaaaatgtcaagcagacaacctaagaaaattaacaacaatgacaaatggtttgatgaagaatgcaaaaacctaagaaagaaattgagatacctatccaaccaaaaacagaaacccagaaaacctgagcctacgccttcgctacggtgaatcactaaaacaatacagacatacactatggaaaaagaaggaacagcacatcagaaatcagctcaatgtaattgaagaatccatagaatctaaccaattctgggaaaattggaaactctgaacaaacaacaacacgaagagttatctatccaaaactgagatgtatggataaaccacttctccaatctatTTGGCTCTGTAACaatgaacaaacagcaaaaacatatacatgatcaaatataaATCTTAGAATCCACTATTAAAGActtccagaacccactggattctccaattacttTGAattaactacaggacaaaatacaaaccctccaacccaataAGGCCTGCGGGgctgatggtatcctaaatgaaataataaaatatacagaccacaaattccaattggctatacttaaactctatAACATAATCCACAGCTCTGGCacattccccaatatttggaaacaaggaccagtggtgtaaagtactcaagtaaaaatactttaaagtacttcttAAGACTTatttttggtatctgtacttttcaacatatatatcattcaattggcgagggcactggaacagtctgcagcacccggcatcaccctactagaatctgaagtcaaatgtcaaCTGTTTCCTcttgatctggtgcttctgtcccaaaccaaggagggcctacagcagcacctagatcttcttcacggattctgtcagacctgggccgtGATAGCAAATCTCATTTAGACAAAAAAGAACGgtcttccaaaaaaggtccagttgccaggaccaaaaaatacaaattcaatctagacaccgttgccctagatcatacaaactatacataccttggcctaaacatcagagccacaggtaacttccagaAAGCTGTGGACGATCTGcgagacaaggcaagaagagcCTTCTataccatcaaaaggaacatcacaTTTTACATACCAATTTGGAGctagctaaaaatacttgaaacagttatagaacccattgccctttatggttgtgaggtctggggtcacCTCACcaacaagaattcacaaaatgggacaacaccaaattgagactctgcatgcagaattctgcaaaaatatcctcagtgtacaatgtaaaacaacaAATAATGTATGCAGAGCAAAATTAGGCCGAatcccgctaatgatcaaaatacagaaaagagacgttaattCTACAACCACACAAAacgaagcgattcccaaaccttcctaaacaaagccatcacctacagataaATTATCTTCGAGAAGAGTTCCTTAAGCAAGCTAGTCCTGGAGCTCTGTTCACGAACACATaggaccccacagagccccaggacagcaacgaaattagacccaaccagatcatgagaaagcaaaaacataattacttgacacattgttaagaatttacaaaaaaactgagcaaactagaatgctatttggccctaaacagagagtacacagtggcagaatacctgaccactgtgacagaCCGAAAATTTTGGAAATCTTTAACTatgtatagccttgctattgagaaaggctgccggaagcagacctggctctcaagagaagacaggctatgtgcacactgcccacaaaatgaggtggaaactgagttgcacttcctaacctcctgccaaatgtatgaccatattagagacacatatttccctcagattacacagaccaataaagaattcgaaaacaaatccaattttgataaactcccatatctattggttaaaataccacagtgtgtaatcacagcagcaagatttgtgaactgttgccacaagaaaaaccTATACAACCTATTTTTACGTATATTTATTTTGCCTTTTGTATTTTAACTCTCTGCACATTGCAACACTATATATAGACACAATATGACATCGGAAAtgtattttggaacttttgtgattgtgatgtttactgtaaatgTTGTATTGTTATTTCACTTTGTTTACTATCACTTTGTTTACTATCACTTTGTTCACTTTGTTtaccacttgctttggcaatgtaaacatatgtttcccatgccaaaaaaaaaaaaaaaagtaatttaattgagttaggaaagagagagagagagatagagagagagagaacaccagcTCACACTGCAGAAAtcgaggacagagaaagagagagagagagagagagagagagagagagagagagagagagagagagagagatcacaacCCAAGATCCCCACAGACCAAGACCAGTTTATTCAGTTTGTACCTGCTGTGCTGTTTCTCTGGTGTGCGTCACTGTGCTGTATGTAATGTCCTGCTCAGGGTCAGCAGACTGAAAAGAAATAAATAGCAAAGAGAAACAGGCcttgtctatttaccaccagaaCCACATTTTGTTTCAGATGTATGTGTAGTGTAGTGAATGTAGTGAACTGACAATTTCCTGTTATCTGTCTTTTTAACAGCATTTTTCAACATATTTGCACTATAAGAGATTGGGTTCCATTAGAATATGGGACCTTTTATGTCAACTCATTGATGATCAACTGAAGAGGTAACGAGTCAAATGGCAGATGATCCCAGATTAAGAACAGAAAAGCAGATGGTTGAAAAGAATAGAATAAAATAAGTGTATCCTACCACTGAGTTGTTAGTTGTCTGGTCCTTGGCCTTATTGTCCTCTGgaataaagagagggagatatcAACTACTTCTGAGTTTGTTATAGTACAATAATACCTCTGAATAGATTTCTTAAAGACAATTCCTCCAAATATTTTCTGTCATTCAAGATAAATCACAGGCAAGAAATATACTGTTGGTCACAATATTAATAAATTTAGTATTTTCTAAACTATTCTCCTTTTTTATATTCACATAAAATGACTACTTACTATGGTTTCTCCACATCTTCCATGTTACTAGGATACCAGCTGTCAGCACCACCAACATTCCCAGAGAGATGAGTAGGACTTTCACATCTATGGACCTGATGGATGGCATATAAAACATTAAATTAAAAATACAATTGAAATAGATCATTATTAATTGATAATTTGTGAAAATGTAATACCATGTTGTATGCACTGTTGGGATAAATGGAACAATTATTTATCTATTCACATGTGCAGAATTTTACCATGCAAATGAAGAGATATGATTATTATTGAGATTATGACTATTTTTTAAGTGTGCAACTTGTTCTCGCACATGAGTGGGAATAAGACCAACATTGCTGCTACTTTTCACAAGGCAACCACAGAGATTTTCTACCCAGGAGGACGTGATAACAGTCTCTATATGCATTTAGGGAGGGTGTTTGGTCATCTTTAACTGTTGTACTGTATGATGGAATTGTAATGTTTCTCTGTGTTCATTTTATCTAACAACATGTGGGATAATACAGCTGAAGGAGTGATAATAACCTCTGGTGGACTTCCTCCATGTTCCCCTCAGCTCCTTGACTTGTGTTGTCAGTCTGAACAGGCTCAGCAGTTGGAGAGGCAGAGGGTTGTTGAGAGGTTGGATCTTGGGTTGCTGTGAGGTAAAACAACAATATCATCAATGAAGTTAATGGTAAACCAGATAGTCAGGTTGTATAGCAACATCACATTCATAGTTAATATTACAATCAGTTCCAGATGATGCCAGTGGATAAAACAAAGTGAATCATATTGATCATAAAGTATGTGATTGATCTACTAACATGAGGTCATCTTAGAGGTTCTCTGTGTTGCAGTTGGTTGACTGACAGTGATGTGAACAGGCATCTCTAGTTCTCCCACTCTACACCAATACCAGTCAGTGTTTTCCATCTTCAGTCCACTCATAGTCACTGTTAAGGCTTTTCTGTTGTTGGCTTCACTAGTCCACTTTAATGTCACTGATGTTCCATGTAAAGTCCCAATATTCCCACTCACACAATCACCACCCATCCTGCACCACTTCATATCTCCAGAGTTACTATAGTAACAACGGACAGTGACACTCCCTCCTTCTACTCCAGTCACTTCCTGTTGTTCCACATAGAGTTCTGAAGTACCTGAACACAGAGGTAAGAAACAAGAATTCAGAGAAGAGAAAAGTGCTTTTACAACAGGCTCCTTCCAAGTTCCTTAAAGCTGCAGTCTGTGATTGATACATCTACTTTTTGTCTTTTAAATTCATAATAattatatatagccattgattcttgaagaatgtaaCTTGCACCACAATCTTAGTTCTGTTTCTCCATAATGACCCAAAACATAATCTTGTTTTATTCagatgtttgtaaacaatgtaattataaacaaacactgtacagCTTCAAAAAATTGCCAGTTCTTGCACCTACATGTACAATATACCTCTGTCTAGGAATTTCAGAGTAGTTACACATTTCTCATTTCATTTGTTGTAAATGGCTATTTATAATTGGGTCATTATTTAGCATTTGACATTGCAGGTTTACTGGACACTCCATAGGACATTGCTGAACACTATTCATTCTACTTTACTAGATACGAGCAGTGAAGGGATCTTACCTGGAGTGACAGATAGGTAGATCCATTGTATGCTGATATCTGGTCCTCCATTGATCTCCACAACACACCTGTAATTCCCATAGTCCCATGACTTCAGGTCAGTCATGGTCACAGTGAAGATTCTCTTGTTGATGTCATCAGAGATTGAGGTCTTACCACGGCTCTTAGGATGGTCAGTATCTACTACATAAGAACATACATCCCAACCTAATCCTTTACACCAGTATTTCACATGGTTGATGTGACTCAGATCATAGTGACATGGGAAGGTGATGGAGCCTCCTGTCTGCACAGACACATACCCCACTGTGGACACATCTACACAAAACACATTTAAATTAGAGTTAACATTTAATAGAATCTTTACAGAGGAAAAATGTAAAAATCACATCGCTCCAACACTTTTAAACAGCTTGTTCATGATTCTGATTGATTATACAGTGTTTAAAGTGATTTGACTCAGGTGACTTCACCCTTAATTCATAGAAATGTTACCCTTACCTGCTGAGactctgtagaagatgaggagaaagaggatgagaaggagggagagacgaAGAGCCATGTGAGAGTTAGAGTCTACCTGTTATGTTAAATGGTGCCTGAGCACAAATGTGTGTCAAGGATCAAGGCACCAGCGAGAACTACTACTTCCTAATGTTCACAGACCTCACTTTAACTCTCTTCCTGCTTCTGTTTGTGTGTACATGCCCCCATCAGTGGAAGATAGGAACTATTGCATCATATAGACTAGTTTAACCCCAAAATCATAGTCActacaatatacactgctcaaaaaaataaagggaacacttaaacaacacaatgtaactccaagtcaatcacacttctgtgaaatcaaactgtccacttaggaagcaacactgattgacaatacatttcacatgctgttgtacaaatggaatagacaaaaggtggaaattataggcaattagcaagacacccccaataaaggagtgattctgcaggtggtgaccacagaccacttctcagttcctatgcttcctggctgatgttttggtcacttttgaatgctggcggtgctttcactctagtggtagcatgagacggagtctacaacccacacaagtggctcaggtagtgcagctcatccaggatggcacatcaatgcgagctgtggcaagaaggtttgctgtgtctgtcagcgtagtgtccagagcatggaggcgctaccaggagacaggccagtacatcaggagacgtggaggaggccgtaggagggcaacaacccagcagcaggaccgctacctccgcctctgtgcaaggaggagcactgccagagccctgcaaaatgacctccagcaggccacaaatgtgcatgtgtctgctcaaacggtcagaaacagactccatgagggtggtatgagggcccaacgtccacaggtgggggttgtgcttatagcccaacaccgtgcaggacatttggcatttgccagagaacaccaagattggcaaattcgccactggcgccctgtgctcttcacagatgaaagcaggttcacactgagcacatgagcacatgtgacagacatgacagagtctggagacgccgtggagaacgttctgctgcctgcaacatcctccagcatgaccggtttggcggtgggtcagtcatggtgtggggtggcatttctttgtggggccgcacagccctccatgtgctcgccagaggtagcctgactgccattaggtaccgagatgagatcctcagagcccttgtgagaccatatgctgacacatgcacatttgtggcctgctggaggtcattttgcagggctctggcagtgctcctccttgcacaaaggcgtaggtagcggtcctgctgctgggttgttgccctcctacggcctcctccacgtctcctgatgtactggcctgtctcct
This portion of the Salvelinus namaycush isolate Seneca chromosome 22, SaNama_1.0, whole genome shotgun sequence genome encodes:
- the LOC120017822 gene encoding polymeric immunoglobulin receptor-like, which produces MALRLSLLLILFLLIFYRVSAGKVGYVSVQTGGSITFPCHYDLSHINHVKYWCKGLGWDVCSYVVDTDHPKSRGKTSISDDINKRIFTVTMTDLKSWDYGNYRCVVEINGGPDISIQWIYLSVTPGTSELYVEQQEVTGVEGGSVTVRCYYSNSGDMKWCRMGGDCVSGNIGTLHGTSVTLKWTSEANNRKALTVTMSGLKMENTDWYWCRVGELEMPVHITVSQPTATQRTSKMTSSTQDPTSQQPSASPTAEPVQTDNTSQGAEGNMEEVHQRSIDVKVLLISLGMLVVLTAGILVTWKMWRNHKDNKAKDQTTNNSVLIINELT